TAACAAACAGACATCTTCTCGATCGAAAGTTGGAATCTTTATCATCTCAATAGTGTGTGTGTTTTGCAGAGCATTTACTCAGAAGAAGCTCGAAGATCTCAAATCACTCTTCGTCTCCCTTGCTTCCCAATCTCAGAGCAATGACTCATACGTCTCCTACCCCCTTTTCCAGGTTTGTTTTCCACGGTCAATCATTAGAATGAGCACTTCTCTTACAAGATGTGTGTGTTTGGGTTTGAATTTGATTCACAGGCCTACTTTGGTCTGAGTGGTTCGTTAGGAGAGAGGATGTTTGATATGGTGACTCAACACAGGAAAGATGGTAAATTGACTTATGAAGATCTCGTTATCGCTAAGGTAACTTGAAAAGACTCTGTTTCTTCGAGAGGGGTTACTGTTAACTCTTTGCTACTTGCTTTGTTATTCAGGCAACCTACGAGAAAGGAACTGATGATGAGATTGCTGAGTTCATTTACCAGACCTTAGATGTCAACGCCAATGGCGTCTTGACGAGGTCAGATTTAGAGTTGGTCCTTGTGGTGGTCTTCAAGAGTGTGTTCTCCACCACTGAGAGCTCAACAAGTGATTACAAGGAGATGGTGGATGCACTTCTCAACGCTGCTTCTTTCTCAAAATCCACTGGTGATGATAGAGGAATGTCCTTTGAGGATTTTAGAAGCTGGTGCTCGCACGTTCCTACTGTAAGAAAGTTTCTCGGAAGCTTGCTTACACCACCTAGTCCAGGttccttttcattttttctctctctctttctcgtgTAGGCAGGCAATTTTCTTTAGGCCTGGCCGTTTTTACCTCAACCCGAAATACCTACCTAAACCCGATCCAAActgttatacaaaaatatccgaacgggacTTATGAGCTTTAGTACTTTGGAGTTTGGTTATAACCCGAACTGAACCGAAATCCAAACTAGGATCCGAAGATAtccgaaattagttaaatatgtcagtgtttttatatatgttaaggtgatttagatattttagagtattcaaaatatttttgtagtttgttttatttgttattttgaatactttttagttaatttagatagtttaactaatttttaattacatttgtgaataatttctatattttgaaaaacaatttgtcaatttttgaggtttaaaagatatatttttggacaatttcaaaaatttgttaCAATCCCAACCGAACCCGATCGATAATTAGTAAAAACCCAAACGAAACTTATGAGCATAACACCGAAAATCCGGATCAACCGAACCGACGATATCCCGAACTCCCAGGCCTACTTTTCTTATTGACTAAACGGCGACGTTTCTTTGTAGCGAGACCTGGATACCAAGTCCCGCATCTGCTCTATGAGGACACTGTGGACTCGAACATACTTTTGCTAAAGAAAGAATACGCTTGGCATATCGGAGGAGCTCTTCCTCACCACGAGCTTGAAGAGTGGAAGCTCCTGTATCACAGCTCCTTGCACGGTCAAAGCTTCAACACATTCCTCGGACACACCTCGtgagtgttttttttcttttcaactaCATCCCTCTTGCTTTTTGCTCATGAGATTT
This genomic stretch from Brassica napus cultivar Da-Ae chromosome C9, Da-Ae, whole genome shotgun sequence harbors:
- the LOC106388612 gene encoding MTOR-associated protein MEAK7-like, producing the protein MGNSNSSTVNHRFTSACRAFTQKKLEDLKSLFVSLASQSQSNDSYVSYPLFQAYFGLSGSLGERMFDMVTQHRKDGKLTYEDLVIAKATYEKGTDDEIAEFIYQTLDVNANGVLTRSDLELVLVVVFKSVFSTTESSTSDYKEMVDALLNAASFSKSTGDDRGMSFEDFRSWCSHVPTVRKFLGSLLTPPSPARPGYQVPHLLYEDTVDSNILLLKKEYAWHIGGALPHHELEEWKLLYHSSLHGQSFNTFLGHTSNTGMSASVLVIKDREGCVYGGYASQPWERHSDFYGDMKSFLFQLNPEASIFRPTGANTNIQWCATNFTSENIPNGIGFGGKINHFGLFISSSFDQGQTFSCTTFGSPSLSKTSRIQPEVIECWGIVQASNELDTQHNAIKGTVLERFKEDRNMLKLVGMASNSNE